From a single Osmerus mordax isolate fOsmMor3 chromosome 14, fOsmMor3.pri, whole genome shotgun sequence genomic region:
- the slc44a1a gene encoding choline transporter-like protein 1, protein MGCCGSSEGKRDWKPLEERSCTDIPWLVIFTVFCIGMGCICGFSIATGAASRLVSGYDSYGNTCGQKNTQIDGIELSGRDQTDKKFVFFLDPCNIDLINRRIKSIALCVSRCPDTELQTYTDVKKFALANGSELCSYDISPTRYPSHPDRSIKCPKLPVPPSKSLPVFHRCFPVDVACYAEFAKAFITFVSDNSVLYRLVAGVMASKEIIMGLCLLALVLSMILMVVIRYISMVLVWILTVLVVLGSVGGTGVLWWLYVDHRKALQDQTVSALGKEVASDNVQALMVYAIGATIFTVVLLLLMFFMRKRVALTIALFHVAGKVFTHLPLLVLQPFWTFLTLMLFWVYWLGVLLFLGTAGSPVKNEQTGLVEYHMSGPLQYMVWYHVVGLIWISEFILACQQMTIAGAVVTYYFTRDKSQLSLTPILTSVLRLIRYHLGTVAKGAFIITLVEIPRLFLTYIHSQLKGKENACARCMLKACICCLWCLEKCLAFLNQNAYAATAINSTSFCTSARDAFVILVENALRVAAINTVGDFVLFLGKVLIVSCTAFAGVLALNYQRDYTVWVLPLLIVCLFAFLVAHCFLSVFEMVVDVLFLCFAVDTKYNDGSPGREFYMDKALMEFVENSKKMAGRPQEGPAREMKPMTSGGTLA, encoded by the exons GGCTGCATCTGTGGCTTCTCTATAGCTACAGGAGCGGCTTCCAGACTGGTCTCTGGGTACGACAGCTATGGCAACACCTGTGGCCAGAAGAACACTCAGATTGATGGTATTGAGCTCAGCGGTCGGGACCAAACTGACAAAAA ATTTGTCTTCTTCCTTGACCCCTGCAACATTGATCTCATCAACCGGAGGATCAAGTCCATtgcgctgtgtgtgtccaggtgcccGGACACAGAGCTCCAGACATACACAGATGTTAAAAAGTTTGCCCTAGCGAACG GTTCGGAGCTTTGCTCCTATGATATTTCTCCCACCAGGTATCCCAGCCACCCTGACAGATCCATTAAATGCCCCAAGCTTCCCGTTCCACCAAG TAAATCCCTTCCTGTCTTCCACCGTTGCTTCCCTGTGGATGTGGCATGCTACGCTGAGTTTGCTAAGGCCTTCATCACCTTCGTCAGCGACAACAGTGTCCTGTACAGGCTCGTAGCCGGAGTGATGGCCAGTAAGGAGATCATCATGGGTCTCTGCCTACTGGCGCTAG tTCTCTCCATGATCCTGATGGTGGTCATCAGGTACATCTCCATGGTGCTGGTGTGGATCCTCACTGTCCTCGTGGTCCTGGGCTCTGTAG gggggacaggggtgcTCTGGTGGCTGTACGTAGACCACAGGAAGGCCCTGCAGGACCAGACGGTTTCTGCCCTGGGAAAGGAGGTGGCTTCAGACAATGTCCAGGCCCTGATGGTGTATGCCATTGGGGCCACTATTTTcacg GTggtcctgctgctgctgatgtTTTTCATGAGGAAGCGAGTGGCCCTCACCATCGCCCTGTTCCATGTGGCGGGCAAGGTGTtcacccacctccccctgctggtcctgCAGCCCTTCTGGACCTTCCTCACCCTCATGCTCTTCTGGGTCTACTGGCTCGGCGTGCTCCTCTTCCTCGGCACCGCAG GGAGCCCAGTGAAGAATGAGCAGACTGGTCTGGTGGAGTACCACATGTCCGGCCCGCTCCAGTACATGGTGTGGTACCATGTCGTGGGCCTCATCTGGATCAGTGAGTTCATCCTGGCCTGCCAACAGATGACCATTGCTGGAGCAGTGGTCACCTACTACTTTACAAG GGACAAATCCCAGCTGTCGCTGACCCCCATCCTGACCTCCGTGCTCCGTCTCATCCGCTATCACCTGGGCACGGTGGCCAAAGGCGCCTTCATCATCACCCTGGTGGAGATCCCCCGCCTCTTTCTCACATACATCCACAGCCAGCTGAAAGGAAAG GAGAATGCCTGTGCTCGCTGCATGCTGAAAGCCTGTATCTGCTGCCTGTGGTGTCTGGAGAAGTGTCTAGCGTTCCTGAACCAA AATGCGTATGCCGCCACCGCCATCAACAGCACTAGCTTCTGTACATCGGCCCGGGATGCGTTCGTCATCCTGGTCGAGAACGCGCTCAGAGTGGCGGCAATCAACACCGTGGGAGACTTTGTTCTCTTCCTGGGAAAG GTGCTGATTGTGTCGTGCACGGCGTTTGCTGGTGTGCTGGCGCTCAACTACCAGCGTGACTACACGGTGTgggtcctccccctcctcatcgtgtgcctcttcgccttccTGGTGGCCCACTGCTTCCTGTCCGTGTTCGAGATGGTGGTGGACGTGCTCTTCCTCTGCTTCGCCGTGGACACCAAGTACAATGACGGCAGCCCTGGCAGGGAGTTCTACATGGACAAGGCTCTCATG GAGTTTGTTGAGAACAGTAAGAAGATGGCCGGTCGGCCTCAGGAAGGACCTGCCAGAGAGATGAAACCCATG ACCAGTGGAGGGACTTTAGCTTGA